Proteins found in one Abyssibius alkaniclasticus genomic segment:
- the glpK gene encoding glycerol kinase GlpK encodes MSHILAIDQGTTSSRAIIFDAKMRIVAQDQREFAQHFPQSGWVEHDPADLWSTTAATCRGALERAGLRADDIAAIGITNQRETTLVWDRKTGQPVYNAIVWQDRRTADSCARLRDAGHGDMVQAKTGLLLDPYFSATKLAWILDNVEGARARAEAGELAFGTVDSWLIWNLTGGKRHATDATNAARTLLYNIHEGAWDADICTLLNIPQNMLPEVKDCAADFGATRADLLGRAIPVLGVAGDQQAATIGQACFKPGMMKSTYGTGCFALLNTGKTPVTSTNRLLTTIAYQLDGAPTYALEGSIFIAGAVVQWLRDGLGIIRKAAETQPLAARADRGHQVYLVPAFTGLGAPYWDAECRGAIFGLTRNSGPAELARAALQSVGFQTRDLLEAMQRDWAAGDTVLRVDGGMSASDWTMQFLADIIAAPVDRPDVLETTALGAAWLAGMRAGIYPDMAAFAAGWRLERQFAPAMAGPDRDALYAGWKDAVARTLSR; translated from the coding sequence ATGAGCCATATCCTTGCCATTGACCAGGGCACCACATCGTCGCGCGCCATAATCTTTGATGCGAAGATGCGCATTGTCGCCCAGGACCAGCGCGAATTTGCCCAGCATTTTCCGCAATCCGGCTGGGTGGAGCATGACCCGGCCGATCTCTGGTCGACCACCGCTGCCACCTGCCGCGGGGCGCTGGAACGCGCCGGGCTGCGGGCCGATGATATTGCGGCCATCGGCATCACCAACCAGCGCGAAACCACGCTGGTCTGGGACAGGAAAACCGGCCAGCCGGTTTACAACGCCATTGTCTGGCAGGACCGGCGCACCGCCGATAGCTGTGCGCGGCTGCGTGACGCCGGGCATGGCGATATGGTGCAAGCCAAAACCGGCTTGCTGCTCGACCCGTATTTCTCGGCCACCAAACTGGCCTGGATCCTGGATAATGTGGAAGGTGCGCGCGCCCGTGCCGAGGCGGGTGAGCTCGCCTTTGGCACGGTCGATAGCTGGCTGATCTGGAACCTGACGGGCGGCAAGCGCCACGCAACCGACGCCACCAATGCCGCGCGCACGCTGCTTTACAATATCCACGAGGGCGCCTGGGATGCCGATATCTGCACATTGCTGAACATCCCGCAAAACATGCTGCCCGAGGTGAAGGATTGCGCCGCCGATTTTGGTGCAACGCGCGCCGATCTGCTGGGCCGCGCCATTCCTGTTCTGGGCGTTGCGGGCGATCAGCAGGCCGCAACCATCGGGCAGGCCTGTTTCAAGCCCGGCATGATGAAATCCACCTATGGGACCGGCTGTTTTGCGCTGCTCAACACCGGCAAAACGCCGGTCACCTCGACAAACCGGCTGCTGACCACCATCGCCTATCAGCTTGATGGCGCGCCGACCTATGCGCTCGAAGGTTCGATCTTCATTGCGGGCGCCGTGGTGCAATGGCTGCGCGACGGGCTTGGCATTATCCGCAAGGCCGCCGAAACCCAGCCGCTGGCCGCGCGTGCGGATCGCGGCCATCAGGTCTATCTGGTGCCCGCCTTTACCGGCCTCGGCGCGCCCTATTGGGATGCCGAATGCCGTGGGGCGATTTTTGGCCTCACCCGCAATTCCGGCCCGGCGGAACTGGCCCGCGCTGCGCTGCAAAGCGTCGGCTTTCAAACCCGCGACCTGCTGGAGGCCATGCAGCGCGACTGGGCGGCGGGCGATACCGTGCTGCGGGTGGATGGCGGGATGAGCGCTAGCGATTGGACGATGCAGTTTCTGGCCGACATCATCGCCGCGCCGGTCGACCGCCCCGATGTGCTGGAAACCACGGCGCTGGGGGCGGCCTGGCTGGCCGGAATGCGCGCCGGGATTTACCCGGATATGGCTGCGTTTGCAGCAGGCTGGCGGCTGGAGCGTCAGTTTGCGCCAGCGATGGCCGGCCCGGACCGTGACGCGCTTTATGCCGGCTGGAAAGATGCGGTGGCGCGCACCCTGAGCCGGTAG